AAGCTCGTGGCTATTCAGGCTGAGAAAGCCCTCCGAGGAGGGCTCAATAATAATTTTTATTTTCCGTCGAGGTCGACCATCTTAATATTATTTACGTAGGGGGAGAAGTTGGGGCTTTTTATCTGTTTGAATTTCTCCAGGACGTTGTTAATCTCTCTTATTGCGCCTTCTATATACTCTACTTTTTTTATGATCGCTTCGGGCGATATTTCTTTTTTGCTTACTTCCCTCTTTATTGCCGCTGCCGAGAGATTTATCAAAGTTAACGGCTGCTTTATTTCGTGATTGGCTGTAACTACTGTTGCTGTAAATGTATTTATCTTCTCTAATTCCAATAATAATTTCTGCGTTTCACGGAGCTTTAATGCCGAATGGATCCTTGCCAGTAATTCTATTTTATTTACGGGTTTTCTAATGTAATCGAATGCTCCTGCCTGAAGGCCTTCTTTGGTTCCTTCGGCCTCGGTCTTTGCTGTTACGAGTATAACCGGAATGTCTTTTGTAACGGGAGTATTTACAAGCGTGCGGCATACATCCATGCCGTTTAAGCCCGGCATCATTACGTCCAGGAGGACAAGGTCGGGCTGTTCGTTAATTGCTTTTTCGAGTCCGCTCTGGCCGTCGTATGCAGTAATAACTTCAAAGCCCTCGCGCTGCAGGCGGTCCTGCAGTAAGAATACGCTATCGGGATGGTCGTCGATTACAAGTATCTTTTTCATTTTATCACTCAGCTATATTATTTAGTACTTTTTCAATTTTGAATGACAGTGATCCGGAATTAACGGGTTTGGATACGAAGTCATCGAAACCATTCCTAATTAAAATCTCCTTTTCGTCAATCATTTCGTGAGCTGTAAGAGCAAAGACGGGGATGTCTTTAAGGTTTCTTTCAGCTTTAATTCTTTTAATTGTTTCAAATCCGTCCATCTGCGGCATCATTATGTCAAGAAGGATGAGGTCGGGCTTCAGCTTCTGAAGCGTAGTAAGGCATTCGAGTCCGCTTTTTGCAAACACGGTTTCGCAGCCTGAATCTTTTAATATTTCACCAACTTCAGAAAGAGTATCGGTATCATCGTCAACAATAAGCACTTTGTTTAACGGAAGCTTATTTACGTCAGGGGCAGCTTTTTCAGTGTCATTTTCAGGCTCGCTTTCAATCAGTATGGATGAAGTATCTTCTTCGGGAATGCCTTCCTCCATGCGGATCCGGTCCCTTATAACTTTAAGAATTTCGATGCGGTGGCCTTTTGACTTTATTGCAGCTTTCTCTATGCTGCCCATTAGAAGCGCCATTTCCTCTTTGTTAAGCGCGGGCTTAAGGCAAAGGACAACAGGGATATCCTTTGTTTCATAGGAAGTTTTAAGGCGGTCTATGAGTGAAATGCTATCGCCTTTCTGCATGAAGGCATTAATAAAGACTATCTGCGGCTGAAGTTTTTTTATAATCTTAAACGACTCATTCTGCTCTTTTGTAATTGTGACCTTTACATCTTTTAAGTCTTTAATGGCCGGGAGGTCTTCGAAGCCCGCGCAGATAACGCTTTTTACTCCGTGAAGCCTTTCGGCAAAAGATGTAATGAGAGAAGCATCGAGGCTCTGGAAAGAATAATCGTACACCCCCAAGCCGTAGCCGAAATTTAAGGGTTCCACAGTATTATAAAGGATTACAGGAATAGCGGAATTTTCCTTAAGTTTTTTCAGCGCGTGCCATGAAGACATATCGTTTGAAGAAACAGAAAGTGTAACGGCAAAGGGTTTATACTGCAATAAACCCTTAATTCCCTCTTCAGAGCTTTCGGACTGAATTATATTATAGTTTTTTGAAGAGAGATAGCTGCCGATAATTTTTCTATTCTCAGCATTGGGATCTATGACAAGAATTGTTTTTTCATCAGGTTCTATTACAGGAATTACTTCTTCAGCTGGAATATTTTTTTCAGTTTTAATTATTTCTTCAGCCTGAATTACTTTTTCGGGCTCTTCCCTGCGGACCTTGAGCTCGCGGACGAGGTTTTCGAGCTGGTGCATATCGTATGCCTTGCTGAGGCCGGAGGCAAGCTGGTCCTTTATACCGTTAAGGTATTCCTTAGCCCATTTTGACGGAGAGCCGACGGAAGCCATTTCGAGTACGGCAATAACTTTTCCGTTATAGATAACGGGCATAATTAGAAGATAGCGGATCTGAAGCTCCAGGAGTCCCGAGCGGATAACGGGAAAATTTTCCGTAAAGAAATATTCAGCCTCTTCGGCTTTTTCAATTACGCGCTCATATAAATCGATCTTACCATTAGCAAGAGAGGTTTCATTTAAGATTCCGTAAGATGAAAGGAGCACGGGTTCGCTCCGGGCAGTCATATAGATGCGTCCGGCGGTAAAGCCCGCAGTCTTAATGATCCTTGCCAGTACTGCGTCCGACATTTCTCTTAAAGACAGGTTCTGGTTAATAAGAGAAATAAACCCTGAGTATTCGGCTTTTGCCCTCGCGTTTTTTTTATTTAGGAACAAGAGAACAAAAACCAGCGAAAGAGCAAGGCCTGCGAGGCCCAGGACAATTTTTCCTGTAAACGAATAGAAAGTAAGAGTGGAACTGGCAAAGATAATAACTACGGCAGCGAGGGCTGTAATTAAGATCCTGTAGCTAATCTTCATGTTCTTTTTCTTTTTGCAAAACTTTTCTTATAGTAATAAGGAGCTCATCGAAATCGTAAGGTTTACTAATAAAATCGCTTGCGCCCAGCTTAGCCGAATCTATAGCGCTTTTAACGTCGGCATAAGCTGTAAGCACAATAACTTTAACATCCATTTTTCTGGCCTTAAGGGTTTCGAGGACATAGAATCCGTCCTTTTCAGGCATCTTAAGGTCCAGGAGCAGGAGGTCCACCATTCGTCCGGAATCAAGGAAGGCAAATGTTTCATCTGCGCCGTTAACCGAATAAGCGTCGTAGCCGATCTCGTTAAGTTCTTCGCGTAAGAGGGAGCACAGATTGATATCATCGTCCACTATTAAAATTGATTCCATGATAAGACCTACTTTTCTTCCTGTTGATTTTGGTTAAACTGATAGAATTTTATCTGCTGGCGGTTTTTTTCAACTTCCTGCTGAATCTTATTGCCGTCCTTAGGCATAGCGAGCCTTTCCTTTAGAGAAGGCATAAGTTCAGTTTTAATTAAAATAACCACTTCTTTTTTCTGAATAATTTTCTGGTCGCTTCCGGTAAGGTATCTGATACCGAGGACCCACCACGGGAGGTCCTTAAGAATAGGGATTCCGGTTCTATCGGTGGTCTCGTCGTTAATAAACAATCCGCCTATGACGGTTTCCTCGCCGTTAAGCATAAGCACCTGAGTATTGGCAGAAGTCTTTCTAATTTCAGTTGATATTTCGGAAGGAACCGCGCTGCTTCTTTCCACGTTCAGGTTCAGGAGCACATAATCCAGATTATCTTCCCTGTAAATATACGGAGTTACTTCTATAATTGTACCTGTGGGATAAAATTTATCTATAATATTTCCCGAAAAATCGCGTGTCTTAATTGAGAAGTCGCTGCCGATCTGAATTCTTCCCTTCTGGCCGCTTCTGACGCTGACGTTAGGAGAAGCAATAACCTCGCCCAGGTTTTCGGATTCGAAGAAGCGGAACATAGCGGTTGCAGCGCCTGTAAAGCCGCCAATGCCGAAGTTAGAAGCGGCGCCCGATAAATTAAAGTCGGGTGATTTGGCAGTAGTTGTTGAAGAACCGCTACCGCTGCCGTCTGAACCGCTGCTGCTGCTTTCGGTAAAGGTTCTGCTATCGGCGCCGATAGAGAGGTTCTTCTGCGAGAGGAGGAACTGCCAGTTAATGCCGCGCGATTTCATGGCAGAGATATTAGCCTCAAAGAAGACGGCGGAGATTTTAACTTCCCTTGAATCGACGGCTGCGTAAATGTCATTTGGCTTCTGTTCCGGTTTCTGTTCGGTGCGGGCTTTAATAATAATTGCGTCCTGGTTTTCCTCATAAGCAAGACCCGCGAACTGTGTAATAATAGTAAGCGCTTTTTTATAAGGCAGGCCGACAATTTCAACGCCGATGGGGTTATTGACGCCGGCTGTAGATACGATTGTTTTGCCGGTCAGTTTAACGCTAACGCGGCTTAAGATCTCGACAGCCTTGCTGAATGGGACGTTTTCAGAAAGAGTTACCAGCTCATCGGGGTTAACGTAGCCGCTGAGCTCTTTTTCCACGTCCTTTTGAGAATACAGGGGCATTGCAAAAGCAAGCACAAGCAGACAGATAATTATTCGTTTCATTTTATTTTTTCTTCCTATTGTCTTCTTTTTCAAGTTTCAGGAATATTTTTTCCACTATTCCGCCTTTATTGAGTATGAAAGTAACCTGGTTCTGGGCGTAGTCGATTTTAGTAAGGTAGCCCAAATAAACCGGATCGCCTTCCATAAGCATAAACGTATTACCTTTGGCGTCGGATATATAAGCGCCGTCGGGTACAAGAGCCAGGAGTCTTCCGTTTTCGACTTCAGCCAGATCATCCATATTAGGCGGAAGCTGAGTTCTTATAAGCGGGTAGAACATATCGTAAATGCCGCCGGGCTCGAGGGAGTTTTCCACAAAGTTAGAAGTTGTAAAGCGGTCGTCGTTTGCATAATAGACAGACACGTTAAAAGAGAAGGCCACGAGGTAATGCGATACCTGCTCTTTATCGGCCGTAATGCTGGCAGTAAGGCTGACGTTTTTAATTTTCTTCAGCTCCTTGCTCTGTTCAATTGCGTAGATGAGGCTGTAGACGTCATGAAACTCGCCTGCCCCTGAGAGCTTATATGAATAAAGGTTAAACGATTTTTCGGGTTTGCTGTCGATAAACTCAATATCTATATGTGTATAGGGAGAAAAGCCGGCCGACACGCGGTTAACGAAATTATAGAAGTCGGTCTGCCTGAGCATCTTTGGGATATTAAATTTTCTTTTAGATAAAATTGAATCGAGCGTCATAGCCTTAAGCTGGACAACTTTAAGCTGAGCCTCGAGGTCGGAGGTGCTTACGGCGCTTGCCTTAAGTTCGGCCTCGCGTTTGGATTTTTTCTCCAGCTGTTTTTTCTGGTAAATGAAGCTGTAGGAAGCCCCGGCGGCACTTATAAAAATTAAGATAGCCAGCAGTATTATAGTATTCTTAGTTTTCCGGTTCATTTGGTATTCCCGGTATTTTGTAACATGTCGAAATTCATAATAAACTTATAAGCATTTTTTTCCCTGAGGGGTTCATAGACCATACTTTTAAGCACAGCCTCGTTATAATCGCTGAAGGCCGTAACAACGCCTCTTGTAAGCGCGTATCCGTTAACCGTAATCTGGCCCGCGTTATCGCTCTGAACAGCCGTAACCCACATACCCTTGCGCGCCATGATAAAATCGGCCA
The window above is part of the Ignavibacteria bacterium genome. Proteins encoded here:
- a CDS encoding response regulator produces the protein MKKILVIDDHPDSVFLLQDRLQREGFEVITAYDGQSGLEKAINEQPDLVLLDVMMPGLNGMDVCRTLVNTPVTKDIPVILVTAKTEAEGTKEGLQAGAFDYIRKPVNKIELLARIHSALKLRETQKLLLELEKINTFTATVVTANHEIKQPLTLINLSAAAIKREVSKKEISPEAIIKKVEYIEGAIREINNVLEKFKQIKSPNFSPYVNNIKMVDLDGK
- a CDS encoding response regulator, with protein sequence MKISYRILITALAAVVIIFASSTLTFYSFTGKIVLGLAGLALSLVFVLLFLNKKNARAKAEYSGFISLINQNLSLREMSDAVLARIIKTAGFTAGRIYMTARSEPVLLSSYGILNETSLANGKIDLYERVIEKAEEAEYFFTENFPVIRSGLLELQIRYLLIMPVIYNGKVIAVLEMASVGSPSKWAKEYLNGIKDQLASGLSKAYDMHQLENLVRELKVRREEPEKVIQAEEIIKTEKNIPAEEVIPVIEPDEKTILVIDPNAENRKIIGSYLSSKNYNIIQSESSEEGIKGLLQYKPFAVTLSVSSNDMSSWHALKKLKENSAIPVILYNTVEPLNFGYGLGVYDYSFQSLDASLITSFAERLHGVKSVICAGFEDLPAIKDLKDVKVTITKEQNESFKIIKKLQPQIVFINAFMQKGDSISLIDRLKTSYETKDIPVVLCLKPALNKEEMALLMGSIEKAAIKSKGHRIEILKVIRDRIRMEEGIPEEDTSSILIESEPENDTEKAAPDVNKLPLNKVLIVDDDTDTLSEVGEILKDSGCETVFAKSGLECLTTLQKLKPDLILLDIMMPQMDGFETIKRIKAERNLKDIPVFALTAHEMIDEKEILIRNGFDDFVSKPVNSGSLSFKIEKVLNNIAE
- a CDS encoding response regulator is translated as MESILIVDDDINLCSLLREELNEIGYDAYSVNGADETFAFLDSGRMVDLLLLDLKMPEKDGFYVLETLKARKMDVKVIVLTAYADVKSAIDSAKLGASDFISKPYDFDELLITIRKVLQKEKEHED
- a CDS encoding type II and III secretion system protein produces the protein MKRIIICLLVLAFAMPLYSQKDVEKELSGYVNPDELVTLSENVPFSKAVEILSRVSVKLTGKTIVSTAGVNNPIGVEIVGLPYKKALTIITQFAGLAYEENQDAIIIKARTEQKPEQKPNDIYAAVDSREVKISAVFFEANISAMKSRGINWQFLLSQKNLSIGADSRTFTESSSSGSDGSGSGSSTTTAKSPDFNLSGAASNFGIGGFTGAATAMFRFFESENLGEVIASPNVSVRSGQKGRIQIGSDFSIKTRDFSGNIIDKFYPTGTIIEVTPYIYREDNLDYVLLNLNVERSSAVPSEISTEIRKTSANTQVLMLNGEETVIGGLFINDETTDRTGIPILKDLPWWVLGIRYLTGSDQKIIQKKEVVILIKTELMPSLKERLAMPKDGNKIQQEVEKNRQQIKFYQFNQNQQEEK